Genomic segment of Pseudoalteromonas sp. NC201:
GTAAAACAGGCACCGCACAAGTTGTCAGCATTGCTCAGGGCGAAAGGTACGATGCCAAAAAGCTAAAAGAAAAACACAGAGACAATGGTATCTACGTAGGTTTTGCACCTTTTGATGACCCTCAAATTGTTATCACTGTGGTTGTCGAAAACCAAGGTGGTGGTAGTGCTATCGCAGCGCCAATGGCAAGACAAGTGATGGATTATTACTTTTCAGCCTACCCGCTTGAGAAGGAGCAACAGCAATGAGCCCGCTGAATAAGCCGCGTTCGCTATTTGAAAAAGTCCATATCGACCTACCATTATTTACAGCCTTGCTCACTATGATGATTGGTAGCCTTGCGATTGTTTATAGTGCTAGTGGACAAGATATGGGCATGATGATGCGCCACGGCACACGCATGTTTGGTGCATTAGTTGCCATGTTATTTATGGCACAATTCTCTCCAAATACACTTAAGCGTGTGGCAATTCCCGTTTACCTCTTAGGTCTTGGCATGCTCGTCGCCGTGCTGTTTTTTGGAGTCAGTAGTAAAGGGGCTCAGCGCTGGCTCGACTTAGGTGTTACCCGCTTTCAACCTTCTGAAATAATGAAGCTAGCAGTGCCCATGACGGTCGCTTGGTTTATTGGCCGCTCTCACTTACCTCCTAGTATTTTGAATTTAACAATCGGTTTTGTGATTGTGTTAGTACCGACCATCCTGATCAAAGAGCAACCCGACTTGGGTACTTCTATCTTAATCGCCAGCTCTGGTATTTTTGCGCTCTTTTTAGCTGGGTTAAGTTGGCGTTTAATCGGCTCTGGTTTATTACTTGCGGTCCCCGGTGGCTATGCGTTTTGGCATTACGGAATGCATGCCTATCAAAAGCAACGTGTTCTGACCTTTTTAGATCCAGAAAGCGACCCGCTGGGCTCTGGTTACCATATTATCCAATCGAAAATTGCGATAGGCTCCGGTGGCGTGGAGGGCAAAGGTTGGCTACATGGCACCCAATCTCAATTAGAGTTTTTACCCGAACGCCATACCGACTTTATCTTCTCGGTGTTGAGCGAAGAATTTGGCTTGTTGGGTGTCACCATTTTACTCAGCTTGTATCTTTTTATAATTGGTCGCGGATTGTATATCGCAGTGCAAGCACAAGACGCTTTCAGTAAGCTGCTTGCAGGAGCACTGACGTTGACCTTCTTCGTCTATGTCTTTGTAAATATCGGAATGGTTTCTGGTCTCTTGCCAGTAGTCGGTGTACCTCTGCCCCTAATTAGCTATGGTGGCACATCGATGGTGACCTTAATGGCCGGTTTTGGCATTATTATGGCAATCGCAACAGATAAGAGGATGTTGTTAAAATAATGACAGTTCGTATTACCCTAATTTCAAAACTGGTTTTAGTATTTGCCCTGTTAAGCGTGCTCAGCGCTTGTGGAAGTCGCTATCATATTCGCCATGATAAAGCGCCACTGCGCGAACCTACCGAACTGGAAATGCAAGATGCCATTGTCACCAATGAGAAAAAGAGCGTGAGTGCCAATCGCCCCTACACTGTTCTTGGTAAACGTTACACACCAATCTCAGACGAACATGGGTATCAACAACAAGGCATTGCCTCGTGGTACGGCCGTAAATTCCATGGCTACCACACCTCCAATGGTGAAATTTTTAATATGTTCGATATGACAGCGGCACATAAAACGCTGCCACTCCCTAGCTTTGCTAAAGTAACAAACTTAGACAACGGACGCTCTGCCATCGTTAGAATTAACGACCGAGGTCCATTCCACGACGATAGATTAATCGACCTGTCTTACGCTGCCGCCTACAAGCTAGGCTATCACCTTCAGGGTACAGCGCGCGTTAAGGTCGAAGCCATTACTCTATCGCGCGAGTCTCCAAGGCTAACCTATGTACAAGTTGCTGCTGGCAGTAAACTTGAGAACATACAGTTATTAGCAGGTCAGTTAAAACAAGAATTGGGGTTAGGTACACCCATCACGTTTGAAAACAACCTGTACAAGCTTAGAGTCGGCCCAATTACCGACGACAATCAAGCACAATCTTTACTAAAAACCTTACAACAAGGTCAATTTAGTCGTGCTTTCTTGCTTTACAGTGAGCAGGAACTTTAGAATAACCGCAATGAATGCCGATAAACAAAAAAGCGAGCATAATGACTTCTATCAAACCAAAAATCGTTAAAAAAGTCCTTGGACTGGTGTGCACTTTCTCTATTATGAGTGCCAGTGCACAAATTATTCCTTCACCGCCGCAAATCAATGCGAAAGGCTATTTCCTTGTAGATTTCACAACAGGAAAGGTGATTGCAGAGGGTGAAGCCGATACTAAGCTAGCGCCTGCAAGTTTAACCAAAATGATGACCAGTTATGTTATTGGTACTGAAATCGCGGCAGGTAACATTAGTCCATCTGATCAGGTCACCATTAGTGAAAAAGCATGGGCTAAGAATTTTCCCGGTTCGTCGGTGATGTTTATCGAAGTCGGTAAGCAGGTCAGTGTCGATGACTTAAACCACGGGATCATTATTCAATCTGGCAATGATGCTTGTGTTGCAATGGCCGAGCACATTGCTGGTAGCGAAAGTGCGTTTGCCGATCTGATGAATGCACATGCTGAAAAGCTAGGCATGACGAATAGTCACTTTATCAATAGCCATGGCCTAGACACCGATGAGCATTACACCACTCCAAGAGACATGGCGACTCTAGGTGCCGCACTTATTCGTGATGTACCTGACGAATACGCTTTATACAAGAAAAAGTCTTTTTCATACAATGGTATAAAGCAATATAACCGTAACTCACTACTTTGGGATGCAAGCCTTGAAGTGGACGGCATTAAAACCGGCCACACCTCAGATGCCGGCTACAGCCTTGTTACTTCAGCGGTTAAAGATGATATGCGTCTTGTTGCAGTCGTCATGGGTACTGAGAGTGAGCGAGCACGTAAAGTTGAAAGCAAAAAGTTGCTTAACTACGGCTTCCGTTTCTTTGAAACCATTACTCCTTACCAAGCCGGTGACGCTTTTGCCGATCAGCGCGTATGGATGGGTAACAAAGAAACCGTATCGCTTGGCATTATGGAAGACACGCCAATCACTATTCCACGTGGTCAAAGCAAGAACTTAAAGGCTAACTTTGAGTTAGATAAAACACTCGAAGCGCCGCTAGCAAAAGGTACTAAAGTTGGTACTTTGTTCTTACAGCTTGAAGGTGAAGACGTAGCACAAT
This window contains:
- a CDS encoding serine hydrolase, which produces MTSIKPKIVKKVLGLVCTFSIMSASAQIIPSPPQINAKGYFLVDFTTGKVIAEGEADTKLAPASLTKMMTSYVIGTEIAAGNISPSDQVTISEKAWAKNFPGSSVMFIEVGKQVSVDDLNHGIIIQSGNDACVAMAEHIAGSESAFADLMNAHAEKLGMTNSHFINSHGLDTDEHYTTPRDMATLGAALIRDVPDEYALYKKKSFSYNGIKQYNRNSLLWDASLEVDGIKTGHTSDAGYSLVTSAVKDDMRLVAVVMGTESERARKVESKKLLNYGFRFFETITPYQAGDAFADQRVWMGNKETVSLGIMEDTPITIPRGQSKNLKANFELDKTLEAPLAKGTKVGTLFLQLEGEDVAQYPLVTLEEIQEGGFFSKIYDYLRLQISQ
- a CDS encoding septal ring lytic transglycosylase RlpA family protein produces the protein MTVRITLISKLVLVFALLSVLSACGSRYHIRHDKAPLREPTELEMQDAIVTNEKKSVSANRPYTVLGKRYTPISDEHGYQQQGIASWYGRKFHGYHTSNGEIFNMFDMTAAHKTLPLPSFAKVTNLDNGRSAIVRINDRGPFHDDRLIDLSYAAAYKLGYHLQGTARVKVEAITLSRESPRLTYVQVAAGSKLENIQLLAGQLKQELGLGTPITFENNLYKLRVGPITDDNQAQSLLKTLQQGQFSRAFLLYSEQEL
- the rodA gene encoding rod shape-determining protein RodA; this encodes MSPLNKPRSLFEKVHIDLPLFTALLTMMIGSLAIVYSASGQDMGMMMRHGTRMFGALVAMLFMAQFSPNTLKRVAIPVYLLGLGMLVAVLFFGVSSKGAQRWLDLGVTRFQPSEIMKLAVPMTVAWFIGRSHLPPSILNLTIGFVIVLVPTILIKEQPDLGTSILIASSGIFALFLAGLSWRLIGSGLLLAVPGGYAFWHYGMHAYQKQRVLTFLDPESDPLGSGYHIIQSKIAIGSGGVEGKGWLHGTQSQLEFLPERHTDFIFSVLSEEFGLLGVTILLSLYLFIIGRGLYIAVQAQDAFSKLLAGALTLTFFVYVFVNIGMVSGLLPVVGVPLPLISYGGTSMVTLMAGFGIIMAIATDKRMLLK